The following are encoded together in the Acidovorax sp. KKS102 genome:
- a CDS encoding C4-dicarboxylate transporter DctA, translating into MPRFFKSLFGQVVLALIAGVVVGLVWPDTAIALKPLGDGFIKLIKMLIPLIVFCVVVHGIAGTGDLKRVGRVGVKSLIYFEVVTSIALVLGLALAFWFEPGVGMNVDPKALDPKAMGAYAENASKLTGGGFTDFLLKLIPTTAVSAFANGDVLQVLLFSIVFGCALALIGERGARVTGLIDDLSHVLFKTMGLIIKLAPLGVLGAIAFTVGKYGLGSLKQLGMLVALFYAAVVIFVVVVLGLIMRVSGFSLFKLLRYLREELAVVFATTSSDSVLPQVMAKLKHMGIRDSTVGLVIPTGYSFNLDAFSIYITLAAVFIAQATNTPISMADLLTILAISLVTSKGAHGVPGSAIVVLAATLQAIPAIPAIGLVLVLSVDWFMGIARALGNLIGNCVATVAVAAWEGDIDRERAHAVLDGREPPMPRA; encoded by the coding sequence ATGCCCCGGTTTTTCAAATCCCTTTTTGGCCAGGTGGTGCTGGCCTTGATAGCCGGTGTGGTGGTGGGCCTGGTGTGGCCCGACACCGCCATCGCGCTCAAGCCCCTGGGCGACGGCTTCATCAAGCTCATCAAGATGCTGATCCCGCTCATCGTGTTCTGCGTGGTCGTGCACGGCATCGCCGGCACGGGCGACCTGAAGCGGGTGGGCCGGGTGGGCGTCAAATCGCTGATCTACTTTGAGGTGGTCACCTCCATCGCCCTGGTGCTGGGCCTGGCGCTGGCGTTCTGGTTCGAGCCCGGTGTGGGCATGAACGTGGACCCCAAGGCGCTCGACCCCAAAGCCATGGGCGCCTATGCCGAGAACGCCAGCAAGCTCACTGGCGGCGGCTTCACCGACTTCTTGCTCAAGCTCATCCCCACTACCGCCGTGAGCGCGTTTGCCAACGGCGATGTGCTGCAGGTCCTGCTGTTCTCCATCGTTTTTGGCTGCGCCCTGGCATTGATCGGTGAGCGCGGGGCGCGGGTCACCGGCCTGATCGATGACCTGTCGCATGTGCTGTTCAAGACCATGGGTCTGATCATCAAGCTGGCTCCGCTGGGTGTGCTGGGGGCCATCGCCTTCACCGTGGGCAAATACGGCCTGGGCTCCCTCAAGCAGCTGGGCATGCTGGTGGCGCTGTTCTACGCTGCGGTAGTCATTTTCGTCGTGGTGGTGCTGGGCCTCATCATGCGGGTGTCGGGCTTCAGCCTGTTCAAGCTGCTGCGCTATCTGCGCGAGGAGCTGGCCGTGGTGTTTGCCACCACGTCGTCCGACAGCGTGTTGCCGCAAGTCATGGCCAAGCTCAAGCACATGGGCATCCGCGACTCCACCGTGGGCCTGGTGATCCCCACCGGCTACTCGTTCAACCTGGACGCGTTCTCGATCTACATCACGCTGGCGGCCGTGTTCATCGCCCAGGCCACCAACACGCCGATTTCCATGGCCGACCTGCTGACCATCCTGGCGATCTCGCTGGTCACCTCCAAGGGCGCACACGGCGTACCCGGCTCGGCCATCGTCGTGCTGGCCGCCACCTTGCAGGCCATCCCTGCCATTCCGGCGATTGGCCTGGTGCTGGTGCTGTCGGTGGACTGGTTCATGGGCATCGCCCGCGCGCTGGGCAACCTCATTGGCAACTGCGTCGCCACCGTGGCCGTGGCGGCGTGGGAGGGCGACATCGACCGCGAACGCGCCCATGCCGTGCTCGACGGCCGCGAGCCACCCATGCCACGCGCCTGA
- the ggt gene encoding gamma-glutamyltransferase — protein MNIRHTLLAGSVVLALASLTACGSTPPVAKAQPVAAVQQTASTQAASAAYDFDMDVFHPVVARNGMVATEQELASQIGLDILKAGGNAVDAAVGIGFALAVALPNAGNLGGGGFMMVHDAKTGKSVALDFREVAPIKATRDMYLDAKGNVVDGKSLYTHYAVGVPGTVAGMEHALKSWGTLPLSRVIAPAIELADKGFPVSETLAKILQQEKKNMGKWPATQAIFWKNGEPLKVGDPLVQKDLAQSMRLIAQQGAKAFYEGEIAQKIAAEMAPHAGAITLQDLREYKVVERAPTRGTYRGYEIVTMPPPSSGGPHLVQILNMLEPLPLAQWGPNSAQTIHHMAESSKLAYADRSEYLGDPDFVKIPLKGLTSKRYAESLAKGIDPNRARPAKEIKPGQPQPYESDQTTHYSVVDKAGNAVAVTYTLNTNFGSGIVAKGTGILLNNEMDDFSAKPGVANAYGLVGGDANAVAAKKRPLSSMTPTLVLKDGKPTLVTGSPGGARIITTVLQTVVNTIDFGMNPAEAAAAPRVHHQWTPDELRVEKGLSPDTIALLKQRGHNIAVKPSMGRTQTIQIRGGALYGYSDPRNPDGKTLGY, from the coding sequence ATGAACATTCGCCATACGCTGCTGGCTGGCAGCGTTGTGCTGGCCCTGGCCAGCCTCACGGCCTGCGGCAGCACGCCGCCGGTGGCCAAGGCTCAGCCGGTAGCCGCAGTACAGCAGACCGCCTCTACCCAGGCCGCCAGCGCAGCCTACGACTTCGACATGGATGTGTTCCACCCCGTGGTGGCACGCAACGGCATGGTGGCCACCGAGCAGGAACTGGCCTCGCAGATCGGCCTGGACATCCTCAAGGCCGGTGGCAATGCGGTGGATGCCGCCGTCGGCATTGGCTTTGCGCTGGCCGTGGCCCTGCCCAACGCAGGCAACCTGGGCGGCGGCGGTTTCATGATGGTGCACGACGCCAAGACCGGCAAGAGCGTGGCCCTGGACTTCCGCGAAGTAGCACCCATCAAAGCCACGCGGGACATGTACCTGGATGCCAAAGGCAATGTGGTGGACGGCAAGTCGCTGTACACCCACTACGCCGTGGGCGTGCCCGGCACCGTGGCCGGTATGGAACACGCGCTCAAGAGCTGGGGCACCCTGCCCCTGTCGCGTGTGATCGCCCCGGCCATCGAGCTGGCAGACAAGGGCTTCCCGGTGAGCGAAACGCTCGCCAAGATCCTGCAGCAAGAGAAGAAGAACATGGGCAAGTGGCCCGCCACCCAGGCCATCTTCTGGAAGAACGGCGAACCGCTGAAGGTGGGCGACCCACTGGTACAAAAAGACTTGGCGCAGTCCATGCGCCTGATTGCCCAGCAGGGCGCCAAGGCGTTCTACGAAGGCGAGATCGCCCAGAAGATCGCGGCCGAAATGGCACCCCACGCGGGCGCCATCACGCTGCAGGATTTGCGCGAGTACAAGGTGGTGGAGCGCGCACCCACGCGTGGCACCTACCGCGGCTACGAGATCGTGACCATGCCCCCACCCTCCTCGGGCGGCCCGCACTTGGTGCAGATTCTGAACATGCTGGAGCCGCTGCCCCTGGCCCAGTGGGGTCCCAACAGCGCGCAGACCATCCACCACATGGCCGAGAGCAGCAAACTGGCGTATGCCGACCGCTCCGAATACCTGGGCGACCCGGATTTCGTGAAGATCCCGCTCAAGGGCCTGACCTCCAAGCGCTATGCCGAATCGCTGGCCAAGGGCATCGACCCCAACCGCGCACGCCCGGCCAAGGAGATCAAGCCCGGCCAGCCCCAGCCGTATGAGAGCGACCAGACCACCCACTACAGCGTGGTGGACAAGGCGGGCAACGCCGTGGCCGTGACTTATACGCTCAACACCAACTTCGGCAGCGGCATCGTGGCCAAGGGCACAGGCATCCTGCTCAACAACGAGATGGACGACTTCTCGGCCAAGCCCGGCGTGGCTAATGCCTACGGGCTGGTCGGCGGTGACGCCAACGCCGTGGCCGCCAAGAAGCGCCCCCTGTCGTCCATGACGCCCACCTTGGTGCTGAAGGACGGCAAGCCCACGCTGGTGACCGGCAGCCCCGGCGGCGCGCGCATCATCACCACGGTGCTGCAGACAGTGGTCAACACCATCGACTTTGGCATGAACCCCGCCGAGGCCGCTGCCGCACCCCGCGTACACCACCAGTGGACGCCCGACGAGCTGCGCGTGGAAAAGGGCCTGTCGCCCGACACCATCGCCCTGCTCAAGCAGCGCGGTCACAACATCGCGGTCAAGCCCTCAATGGGCCGCACGCAGACCATCCAGATCCGCGGTGGCGCGCTGTACGGCTACTCGGACCCGCGCAACCCCGACGGCAAGACCCTCGGCTACTGA
- a CDS encoding ArgE/DapE family deacylase has protein sequence MTTPNHHAALDAWIDQHFDEEVRFLQALVRVPTDTPPGNNAPHAERTAELLKDFGYEAEKHAVPTADVQAYGMESITNLIVRRPYGSGGKTIALNAHGDVVPPGEGWTHDPYGAEIVDGAMYGRATAVSKSDFASFTFAVRALEAVARPAQGAVELHFTYDEEFGGELGPGWLLQKGLTKPDLMIAAGFSYEVVTAHNGCLQMEVTVHGKMAHAAVPHTGVDALQGAVHILNALYAQNDEYKKVTSKVEGIKHPYLNVGRIEGGTNTNVVPGKVMFKLDRRMIPEENPVEVEATIRRVIEQAAGERAGISVEIKRLLLANAMTPLAGNKPLVDAIQQHAQAVIGEPVPAVGTPLYTDVRLYVERGIPGVIYGAGPRTVLESHAKRADERLQLEDLRRATKVIARTLSDLLA, from the coding sequence ATGACCACCCCGAACCACCACGCCGCGCTGGACGCCTGGATCGACCAGCACTTTGACGAAGAAGTGCGCTTTCTGCAGGCCCTCGTGCGCGTGCCCACCGACACGCCCCCGGGCAACAACGCGCCCCACGCCGAACGCACGGCAGAGCTGCTGAAGGACTTTGGCTACGAGGCCGAAAAGCATGCCGTGCCCACTGCCGATGTGCAGGCCTACGGCATGGAGTCCATCACCAACCTCATCGTGCGCAGACCATACGGCAGCGGCGGCAAGACCATCGCCCTGAACGCCCACGGCGACGTGGTGCCGCCCGGCGAAGGCTGGACGCACGACCCCTACGGCGCCGAGATCGTCGATGGCGCCATGTACGGCCGCGCCACCGCCGTGAGCAAGAGCGACTTTGCAAGTTTCACCTTTGCGGTGCGTGCTCTCGAAGCCGTGGCCAGGCCCGCCCAGGGCGCGGTAGAGCTGCACTTCACCTACGACGAAGAGTTTGGCGGTGAACTGGGCCCCGGCTGGCTGCTGCAAAAGGGGCTGACCAAGCCGGACCTGATGATTGCCGCGGGCTTCAGCTATGAAGTGGTCACCGCCCACAACGGCTGCCTGCAGATGGAAGTGACGGTGCACGGCAAGATGGCCCACGCCGCCGTGCCCCACACCGGCGTGGACGCCCTGCAGGGCGCCGTGCACATCCTGAACGCGCTGTACGCGCAGAACGATGAGTACAAGAAGGTCACGTCCAAGGTCGAGGGGATCAAGCACCCCTACCTGAACGTGGGCCGCATCGAGGGCGGGACCAACACCAATGTCGTGCCCGGCAAGGTGATGTTCAAGCTCGACCGCCGCATGATCCCCGAAGAAAACCCGGTGGAGGTCGAAGCCACCATCCGCCGCGTGATCGAACAGGCCGCAGGCGAGCGCGCCGGTATCAGCGTGGAGATCAAGCGCCTGCTGCTGGCCAACGCGATGACGCCGCTGGCGGGCAACAAGCCCCTGGTCGATGCGATCCAGCAACATGCCCAAGCCGTGATCGGCGAACCGGTCCCGGCCGTGGGCACGCCGCTTTACACCGATGTGCGCCTGTATGTGGAGCGCGGCATTCCCGGCGTGATCTACGGCGCCGGCCCCCGCACCGTGCTCGAATCGCACGCCAAGCGCGCCGACGAGCGCCTGCAGCTCGAAGACCTGCGCCGGGCCACCAAGGTGATCGCGCGGACATTGAGCGACTTGCTCGCCTGA
- the uraD gene encoding 2-oxo-4-hydroxy-4-carboxy-5-ureidoimidazoline decarboxylase has protein sequence MAWTLDQLNAATPAQALEALDGVYEHSPWIAEQALAQRPFRSLAHLKHALAHAVRTASTEAQLGLIRAHPELAGKAMVAKSLTAESTNEQSKAGLTQCTPEEFARIQQLNADYNARFGFPFILAVRGPRGAGLNKQQIIDTFARRLDNHPEFEVAEALRNIHRIAEIRLNDKFAAEPVLGNDVWDWHEKLAEHSDPGFAEKGQLTVTYLTDAHRACAQRISHWMRDCGFDEVEVDAVGNVVGRYRAATPGAKYLMTGSHYDTVRNGGKYDGRLGIFVPMACVRELHRAGKRLPFGIEVIAFAEEEGQRYKATFLGSGALIGHFNPAWLDQKDADGVTMRAAMQHAGLCIDDIAKLQRDPAQYLGFIEVHIEQGPVLNELDLPLGVVTSINGGVRFVGEMIGTASHAGTTPMDRRRDAAVAVAELALYIEQRAAQDGDSVGTIGLLNVPGGSINVVPGRCQFSLDLRAPTDPQRDALVRDVLDHLGQIAARRGLRYTLEESMRAAAAPSAPALQHHWERAVDHLGVPVFRMPSGAGHDAMKLHEIMPQAMLFVRGENSGISHNPLESTTNNDMQLAVDAFTQVLHQLAEEQQP, from the coding sequence ATGGCATGGACCCTTGACCAACTGAACGCTGCCACGCCCGCGCAGGCCCTGGAGGCGCTGGACGGCGTGTACGAGCATTCCCCCTGGATTGCCGAACAGGCGCTTGCCCAGCGGCCGTTTCGCTCGCTGGCACACCTCAAGCACGCCCTGGCTCACGCGGTGCGCACCGCCAGCACCGAGGCGCAGCTGGGCCTGATCCGCGCCCACCCCGAACTGGCGGGCAAGGCAATGGTGGCGAAAAGCCTCACCGCCGAATCGACCAACGAGCAGTCCAAGGCGGGCCTGACGCAGTGCACGCCCGAAGAATTTGCGCGCATCCAGCAGCTCAATGCGGACTACAACGCCCGCTTTGGCTTCCCCTTCATTCTGGCCGTGCGCGGTCCGCGCGGCGCGGGGCTGAACAAGCAGCAGATCATCGATACCTTTGCGCGGCGGCTCGACAACCACCCGGAGTTCGAGGTGGCAGAGGCCTTGCGCAACATCCACCGCATCGCCGAGATCCGCCTGAACGACAAGTTCGCCGCCGAACCTGTGCTGGGCAATGACGTGTGGGACTGGCATGAAAAGCTGGCCGAACACTCCGACCCCGGCTTTGCCGAAAAGGGCCAGCTCACCGTCACCTACCTCACCGACGCCCACCGCGCCTGCGCCCAGCGCATCAGCCACTGGATGCGCGACTGCGGCTTTGACGAGGTCGAGGTGGACGCCGTGGGCAACGTGGTGGGACGGTATCGCGCCGCCACACCCGGTGCCAAGTACCTCATGACCGGCTCGCACTACGACACCGTGCGCAACGGCGGCAAGTACGACGGGCGCCTGGGCATTTTTGTGCCCATGGCCTGCGTGCGCGAACTGCACCGCGCGGGCAAGCGTCTGCCGTTCGGCATCGAGGTGATTGCCTTTGCCGAAGAAGAAGGCCAGCGCTACAAGGCCACCTTCCTGGGTTCGGGCGCGCTCATCGGACACTTCAACCCCGCTTGGCTGGACCAGAAGGATGCCGACGGCGTGACCATGCGCGCGGCCATGCAGCACGCGGGGCTTTGCATTGACGACATCGCCAAGCTGCAACGCGACCCGGCCCAGTACTTGGGCTTTATTGAAGTCCACATCGAACAGGGCCCGGTGCTCAACGAGCTGGACCTGCCGCTGGGCGTGGTCACCTCCATCAACGGGGGTGTGCGGTTTGTGGGCGAAATGATCGGCACCGCCAGCCACGCAGGCACCACCCCCATGGACCGCCGCCGCGATGCGGCCGTGGCGGTGGCAGAGCTGGCGCTGTACATCGAGCAGCGCGCCGCCCAGGACGGAGACTCGGTGGGCACGATAGGCCTGCTCAACGTGCCCGGCGGCTCCATCAATGTGGTGCCGGGACGCTGCCAGTTCAGCCTGGACCTGCGTGCGCCCACCGACCCGCAACGCGACGCGCTGGTGCGCGATGTGCTGGACCACCTGGGCCAGATCGCCGCCCGGCGAGGCCTGCGCTACACGCTGGAAGAATCCATGCGCGCCGCCGCAGCCCCCAGCGCACCGGCGCTGCAGCACCATTGGGAGCGCGCGGTGGACCACCTGGGCGTGCCCGTGTTCCGCATGCCCAGTGGCGCAGGCCACGATGCGATGAAGCTGCACGAAATCATGCCGCAGGCCATGCTGTTTGTGCGCGGAGAAAACTCCGGCATTAGCCACAACCCGCTCGAATCCACCACCAACAACGACATGCAACTGGCCGTGGACGCCTTCACCCAGGTGCTGCACCAGCTTGCCGAGGAACAACAACCATGA
- the puuE gene encoding allantoinase PuuE: protein MIYDTTQAYPRDLIGYGKTPPHAQWPGGARIAVQFVLNYEEGGENAVLHGDAGSEQFLSEMFNPASYPERHMSMEGIYEYGSRAGVWRILREFEKRQLPLTVFGVSTALQRHPDLTAAFVELGHEIACHGLKWIHYQHIPEEVERAHMQEAMDIIQRMTGARGSSQDHVHGLGWYTGRDSPNTHRLVADYGGFEYDSDYYGDDLPFWMKVQKTDGSVVPQLIVPYTLDCNDMRFALPQGYSHADPFFQYMKDTFDALYAEGDPAGDNAPKMMSIGMHCRLLGRPGRITALQRFLDHIAQHDKVWVARRIDIARHWKAVHPYPTTKA from the coding sequence ATGATCTACGACACCACCCAGGCCTACCCCCGCGACCTCATCGGCTACGGCAAGACACCGCCCCACGCCCAGTGGCCCGGTGGCGCGCGCATTGCCGTGCAATTCGTCCTGAACTACGAAGAAGGCGGCGAAAACGCGGTGCTGCATGGCGATGCGGGCAGCGAGCAGTTCCTGTCCGAAATGTTCAACCCGGCCAGCTACCCCGAGCGGCACATGAGCATGGAGGGCATCTATGAATACGGCTCGCGTGCTGGCGTGTGGCGCATCCTGCGCGAGTTTGAAAAGCGCCAACTGCCCCTCACGGTGTTTGGCGTGTCCACAGCCCTGCAGCGCCACCCCGATCTCACGGCAGCCTTTGTGGAGTTGGGCCACGAGATTGCCTGCCATGGCCTCAAGTGGATCCATTACCAGCACATCCCCGAAGAGGTGGAACGCGCCCATATGCAAGAGGCGATGGATATCATCCAACGCATGACGGGCGCAAGAGGAAGTTCGCAAGACCATGTACATGGCCTGGGCTGGTACACCGGCCGCGACAGCCCCAACACCCACCGCCTGGTGGCTGACTACGGTGGCTTTGAATACGACAGCGACTACTACGGCGACGACCTACCCTTCTGGATGAAGGTGCAAAAAACCGACGGCAGCGTGGTGCCTCAGCTCATCGTGCCCTACACGCTGGACTGCAATGACATGCGCTTTGCGCTGCCCCAGGGCTACTCGCACGCCGACCCGTTCTTCCAGTACATGAAGGACACCTTCGACGCGCTGTATGCCGAGGGCGACCCGGCCGGCGACAACGCGCCCAAGATGATGAGCATTGGCATGCACTGCCGCCTGCTGGGCCGCCCGGGCCGCATCACGGCGCTGCAGCGCTTTCTGGACCACATCGCGCAGCACGACAAGGTGTGGGTGGCCCGCCGTATCGACATCGCGCGCCACTGGAAGGCCGTGCACCCCTACCCCACCACAAAGGCCTGA
- a CDS encoding GntR family transcriptional regulator, with translation MESSSTSAIVEALTRAIVEHRLQPGTKLAEQKLADHFGVSRTLVRQALFQLAQNRLVTLEPARGAFVATPSVEEARQVFAVRRMLETEMTRAFVRSVTPAKLKALRAHVASEKAAMGTHDASTRTELLGDFHVRMAELMGNEVLAQMLGDLISRCALITLMYQSASAAEHSHEEHADIVAALAARDEERAVALMQSHLEHVEASLTFDRKRPASDLAAALAS, from the coding sequence ATGGAATCTTCCTCCACCAGCGCCATCGTCGAAGCGCTGACCCGCGCCATCGTAGAACACCGCCTGCAACCCGGCACCAAGCTGGCCGAGCAAAAGCTGGCCGACCACTTTGGCGTGTCGCGCACGCTGGTGCGCCAGGCGCTGTTCCAGCTGGCGCAAAACCGCCTGGTCACGCTGGAGCCCGCGCGGGGCGCATTTGTGGCGACGCCCTCGGTCGAGGAGGCGCGCCAGGTGTTTGCCGTCCGCCGCATGCTGGAGACCGAGATGACCCGCGCCTTTGTGCGCAGCGTGACGCCCGCCAAGCTCAAGGCCCTGCGCGCCCACGTGGCCAGCGAGAAGGCCGCCATGGGCACCCACGACGCCAGCACCCGTACCGAGTTGCTCGGCGACTTCCATGTGCGCATGGCCGAACTGATGGGCAACGAGGTGCTGGCGCAGATGCTGGGCGACCTGATCTCGCGCTGTGCCCTCATCACGCTGATGTACCAGTCGGCCAGCGCGGCCGAGCACTCGCACGAGGAGCATGCCGACATCGTGGCGGCCCTGGCCGCGCGCGACGAGGAGCGCGCGGTGGCCCTGATGCAAAGCCACCTCGAACATGTCGAAGCCAGCCTGACCTTTGACCGCAAGCGCCCGGCCAGTGACCTGGCCGCCGCATTGGCCTCTTGA
- the uraH gene encoding hydroxyisourate hydrolase, which yields MGLSTHVLDTMNGCPAAGMEVALYSTDGDNATLIKRLVLNHDGRTDAPLFDNASLRTGTYRLRFDVAGYFKARGVQLPEPNFLNQVSLDFGIAHADQHYHVPLLVSPWSYSTYRGS from the coding sequence ATGGGATTGAGCACCCACGTTCTTGACACCATGAACGGCTGCCCTGCGGCCGGTATGGAAGTGGCCCTGTATTCCACCGACGGCGACAACGCCACCCTCATCAAGCGCCTGGTGCTGAACCATGACGGCCGCACCGATGCGCCGCTGTTCGACAACGCCAGCCTGCGCACCGGCACGTACCGGCTGCGCTTTGATGTGGCGGGCTATTTCAAGGCCCGGGGCGTGCAGCTGCCCGAACCCAATTTTCTGAACCAGGTGAGCCTGGACTTCGGCATTGCGCACGCCGACCAGCACTACCACGTGCCGCTGCTGGTCAGCCCCTGGAGCTATTCGACCTACCGGGGCTCGTAG
- the xdhC gene encoding xanthine dehydrogenase accessory protein XdhC encodes MTNLQMLLEGLGAAPACLVTVESTQGSVPREPGAWMAVFADQLVGTIGGGHLELQAIAEARRRLAGGPVTAPGPMRFALGPALGQCCGGVVHLGFELLAAQDSPGLAQRLAPRLHPVALFGGGHVGHALARVLAPLPFALTWIDSRDGIFPSDPPEGVVCEHSEPVQLAVPRLAPGSRVLIMSFSHAEDLDVVAACLRRQREQGDLPFIGLIGSQTKWATFSNRLHGRGFAPEELAQVTCPIGIPGIGGKEPEVIAVAVAAQLLQTLQPAPKAGE; translated from the coding sequence GTGACAAATTTGCAAATGCTGCTGGAGGGCCTGGGGGCCGCGCCAGCCTGTCTGGTGACCGTGGAGTCTACCCAAGGGTCCGTGCCCCGGGAGCCCGGCGCCTGGATGGCCGTGTTCGCCGACCAGCTGGTGGGTACCATCGGCGGCGGGCATCTGGAGCTGCAGGCGATTGCCGAAGCACGCCGCCGCCTGGCGGGTGGGCCGGTCACCGCGCCGGGGCCGATGCGGTTTGCGCTGGGCCCGGCGCTGGGCCAGTGCTGTGGCGGGGTGGTGCACCTCGGGTTTGAGTTGCTCGCAGCGCAAGACTCACCAGGCCTGGCCCAGCGATTGGCGCCCCGCCTGCATCCAGTGGCCTTGTTTGGCGGCGGGCATGTGGGCCACGCGCTGGCCCGCGTGCTGGCGCCACTGCCTTTTGCGCTGACCTGGATCGACAGCCGGGACGGCATTTTCCCTTCCGACCCGCCCGAAGGTGTGGTCTGCGAACACTCCGAGCCGGTGCAACTCGCCGTGCCCCGCCTGGCACCCGGCAGCCGCGTGCTGATCATGAGCTTCAGCCATGCCGAGGACCTGGACGTGGTGGCCGCCTGCCTGCGCCGCCAGCGCGAGCAGGGCGACCTGCCTTTCATCGGGCTGATCGGCAGTCAGACCAAGTGGGCCACCTTCAGCAACCGCCTGCATGGGCGCGGGTTCGCGCCCGAGGAGCTGGCGCAGGTGACCTGCCCCATCGGCATTCCCGGCATTGGCGGCAAGGAGCCCGAGGTGATTGCCGTGGCCGTGGCAGCGCAGTTGCTGCAGACGCTGCAGCCAGCGCCAAAGGCTGGGGAATGA
- a CDS encoding urate hydroxylase PuuD produces the protein MESYFLDWANLLLRWVHVITAIAWIGSSFYFVFLDSSLTPPEDEDLKKQGVSGELWAVHGGGFYHPVKFAVSPPQLPKHLHWFFWESYSTWISGFALFTVSYLYSASTYLIDKSRMDWAPATAIVVALGFFVVFWLLYDAICRIFGQRKNGDAIVGALVLVLVCVASWLACHWFAGRAAFLLVGAMIATSMSANVFFWIIPGQRTVISQIKAGQPVDPIHGKRGKQRSVHNTYFTLPVLFAMLSNHYSFTWSHPQNWLVLILMMFAGAAIRQFFVMRHGYKLGRNGNPLPYALVGVAVIVGAIVWMRPAPVAAPAANAPVSGAASADKTGASGQNDFKAVQAVLEQRCYMCHGAAVQMKNLRLDSPDSVKQHAQAIYQQAVVQKLMPMNNATGITDAERALIGKWFEAGAPTGP, from the coding sequence ATGGAAAGCTATTTTCTCGACTGGGCCAACCTGCTTTTGCGCTGGGTCCATGTCATTACGGCCATCGCCTGGATCGGCTCGTCGTTCTACTTCGTTTTTCTGGACAGCAGCCTCACGCCGCCCGAGGACGAAGACCTCAAGAAACAAGGCGTGAGCGGCGAGCTTTGGGCCGTGCACGGCGGCGGGTTCTACCACCCGGTCAAGTTTGCGGTGTCTCCGCCGCAATTGCCCAAACACCTGCACTGGTTCTTCTGGGAGAGCTACAGCACCTGGATCAGCGGGTTTGCGCTGTTCACGGTGTCCTACCTCTACAGCGCCAGTACCTACCTCATCGACAAGTCGCGCATGGACTGGGCACCCGCCACCGCCATCGTGGTAGCGCTGGGCTTCTTTGTGGTGTTCTGGCTGTTGTACGACGCCATCTGCCGCATCTTCGGCCAGCGCAAGAACGGCGACGCCATCGTGGGTGCCCTCGTGCTGGTGCTGGTGTGCGTGGCCTCCTGGCTGGCCTGCCACTGGTTTGCGGGCCGCGCAGCCTTCCTGCTGGTGGGGGCGATGATCGCCACGTCCATGAGCGCCAACGTGTTCTTCTGGATCATCCCCGGCCAGCGCACTGTCATCAGCCAGATCAAGGCCGGCCAGCCCGTGGACCCGATCCATGGCAAGCGCGGCAAGCAGCGCAGCGTGCACAACACCTATTTCACGCTGCCTGTGCTGTTTGCCATGCTGAGCAATCACTACAGCTTCACCTGGAGCCACCCGCAAAACTGGCTGGTGCTGATCCTGATGATGTTCGCCGGTGCGGCCATTCGCCAGTTCTTCGTGATGCGCCACGGCTACAAGCTGGGCCGCAACGGCAACCCGCTGCCCTACGCCCTGGTGGGTGTGGCCGTGATCGTCGGTGCCATCGTGTGGATGCGCCCCGCGCCGGTGGCCGCTCCTGCGGCGAACGCTCCTGTTTCAGGAGCTGCCAGTGCAGACAAAACCGGCGCTAGCGGCCAAAATGACTTCAAGGCCGTGCAAGCGGTGCTGGAGCAGCGCTGCTACATGTGCCACGGCGCTGCGGTGCAGATGAAGAACCTGCGGCTTGATTCGCCCGACAGCGTGAAGCAACACGCCCAAGCCATTTACCAGCAGGCCGTGGTACAAAAGCTCATGCCCATGAACAATGCGACGGGTATTACCGACGCTGAGCGGGCGCTGATTGGGAAGTGGTTTGAGGCGGGGGCGCCTACGGGGCCTTGA